In Choristoneura fumiferana chromosome 4, NRCan_CFum_1, whole genome shotgun sequence, the sequence tcgtttgaACCGCTATCCCGCGTgaagtatgcaattttctgggaaaCTATAAATGtgctttcccgggactcaaactatctgtataccgaatctcATCTACATCGGTTCGGCAGAtgtggtaacaaacagacttaactttcttttaataataataataatgattcttTATTTGCTTAGAATAATTAGATTACAAAGGATTATACAGAtcaattagaaaaatattctgCTATATGTATTTAATAGTTGACATAATACTAGCttgcaaatattttattaattacagtTCGTCAGACAAAAATGTTTTaacatcatattttttatttttttaacagttcacataaattatttttaattattatttttcacataACAGTTTTTTGGGACTCAGTTATGAACCAGTTTCTCAGGATTTCTTCTGTTTCTCGgtttttatgatattagtaagaTATTGTGAGATATGAATAACCtatataaataactaaactattTCCTTCTCTTTCCAGTACCTCTACGACCTCCTAATGAACTTGCTGGAAGAGAAAGGCATCAGCAACGAGTTCGCGCAGAAGCTGTCTGACTTCAGCACTGGCTATGAACACGCCGCCTACATCAGCCTGCTGGAAGGCATCTCCAAGTTTACCATCGGCAAATAGACCAGGGTAGCATTTATTTTACCGCTATAGGTGTACTGGTGTAAGCTTGACAAAGGtagctatatttttttgttctaaatatGGCTATCCAGTGCAAGTATCCAgtgggttttgccgttgtacggttaaaaatgctagaaaaccAATGGCATATCTGTTGAAGTCTTTGAAAGATCCTAGCGTATATTTATCTCTAGCGCTTATGNNNNNNNNNNNNNNNNNNNNNNNNNNNNNNNNNNNNNNNNNNNNNNNNNNNNNNNNNNNNNNNNNNNNNNNNNNNNNNNNNNNNNNNNNNNNNNNNNNNNGCCACCATCTCATGTGGGGAAGCGCAGACTACGACGCTTTAGCCTGCGATCTCGTAGACTTATGGAGGACTCCCAACAATCTGTCTTCTCAACGACGGTTCCCCTACACGCAGAACGGCTCCGGTCAGAATCCTAGTGCCGTTGACCTCTCCCTCTGCTCTCCTAATTTCAGCTCCCTTCTCTCGTGGTCCGTACTCCAAGATTCCCACGGCAGTGACCACCTTCCCATCCTAATATCATTCCCTTCTTCCTTTTCTCAACCCAGCTTGTCCCCTCTAAATTCCCATAGGTACCACCTACCTAGGCAAATGGGACCAATTCGCAATGGACATTGACGCACAGCCATCAGTGAGTTGCCCACTGTCTCAGTAGAAAACGCGCCCATATGCCATGATAAATTTATCGATTCCCTTATAGCCTCAGCTGAATTTAAATATTCCGACAAGAAAACGGTACAAATCTGATAGGTCCCCCCCCTTGGTGGGACTCGAGTGCACGGACATGATCCGCCAAAGGAAGGAGCTGAGAAACTTTTACTGCGAAAACATGTCGATAGATAACTTTCTCGCGTATAAAAAGATTGCGGCCTTTGGCAAAacgtacttttaaaaaaaaaagaggcATGGGTGGATTAATTTCTGCCAAAGCATCTCTCCCCGTACTCCGGCTTCCGTCCTATGGAAAGCAATAAAGCGCTTCCGAGGTTCATTCACAGCCCGTGATTTTCCCAGTAAATGACTCCTCATTTGGCTCCCTCCTTTTATTAATATGTTATCGCCCCCCCACCGTTCCCCACTTAAACTCAGTTCCCTCCCCGTATCCCGCAATTGTTCCGCAACAATTTCGACCAACCGTTTTCCTGGTTAGAACTCCTTTCCTCTTTGGACCACCTCAAAAACTCCGCTCCTGGTCCAGATAATATACCATACGCCTTTCTGGCGAAGTCAGGGAACATAacgaaaaagatattttttagaCCTTATAAACTCTTTTTTCACCTTGGTTTTGTTCCAGAAGCCTGGAAAAGCAAGTAGTTATTCCCTTACCTAAGCCAGGAAAAGACCCCTTCTACCCTCTTCCCATCGTCccattgcattgtcatcctgcCTACTCAAAATACTAGAACACATGATCAAGAAACGGCTTGAGTGGTTTCGTTGAATCCAAAAAAATTCTGGCCAGAAGCCAATTTGGTTTTCGGAGGAATGGGCACCATGGACAGTCTCTCTATTTTGACCACTGACAGGATCACCCTATCGAGGAACGAGTTCCTTATTGAGTATATACGAGTTTCTATGAAATTAGGGTTCACGCAAATTGCAACAATGCTGGTAACTGCAGATGTCTTCTATAGcgcaaactaaaataataaaatatcttggTGTCTATTTTGACCGAAACCTAAATTGGTATCCACAAGTCGACATGCTTGCCACTCGAATCAGACGTCTTATTCACATATTTAGAACACTTCGACAATCTGCCGACACAGAAACCCTAAACACTGTCTATTCTGCACTTTGTACCTCAGTCTTGACTTACTGTGTGCCTGCATGGGGTGGTGCGGCTAAAACTTATTTCCTTAAAGTCGAGAGAGCTCAGAGAGCTGTGCTCAAAGTCTTACACTACAAAATTTAGATTCCCAACGAAAGACCTGTACAATATCGCTAAATTGTTGACAGTGAGACAGCTCTTTATACTCCGCTCCATTTTGCGCAGGCACGCGCAAGTACGGCAACCAGATCTTACTAAAAGAAATCACTACAGAATTTGCCCTCCCATACcccataaaactaaattttcttCGAGACAATTCCAAATCACTAGCTCATTTCTTtataataagataaataatgttttaaacataATTAGATTAAGtaggtttcaaatgaaaaagaaagTCTCACAGTGGTTGCAAAAACTCGATTATGATGATACGAGTATCTTCTGACTTAAGACTTAAGACAGCAACATTTCTCTTTAACGTACCTGCACATATACTGTCACCCATATacctagactcagaaacttcgacacccatagatacatacacacactcacacgcgCACTCAcacatttacacacacacactcacacacacacacatacacacacacacacgcacacacacacacacacacacacacacacacacacacacacacacataattttattaattttccttttcttaataaaaatgtttcagttTACTTAGTAGCTACTTGGATATACGTAGTTTACTCTATTAGCTCGCATACGTGACGAACACTGACTTGCAAGATACGGGCCTTGCCTAGTTTGTGAGTCAGGattcaacttttttaattgtgctatgtttaacctaagttgtctttttctttgtaattgttcattcctctcttgtgcaattttgtcttattgaataaagattttattattattattattattattattattattattattggtgtGTTCCTGGACATAACATCTGCGTATGATAATGTTATTCTCTCCTTACTCAGAGATAAATTATCTAAGCTGAGTCTGCCGCAGAGATTAACACATTTTATATGTAATTTCCTTATGGAACGATCCATAGAAGTGAGACATTGTGGTTCCCATTCCGCTCCGAGACTAATTTGGCAAGGCCTCCTCAAGGATCCGTACTAAGCCCTTTACTCTATAGCTTGTACACTCACGATTTAGAAAGGCTGTATCCCCGTTTTGCAATATTTTACAATATGCCGATGACATTGCCCTGTATTCCTCCTCCCACTCCGTCGAAATAGCCACATCCAACCTGAACCAAGCCCTATTTTATCTGGGAGAATGGCTTGCTGTTCATGGTCTTTCCCTCTCAGTATCTAAATGTACTGTGGTTCCCTTCACCAGAAAAAGATCTTTCCCCCCTGTAGAAGTAGCTTTTAATAACCAGCTGATACCTGTCGAAaagcaagtaaaatttttaggCGTTATCCTTGACTCCCGTCTTTCTATGGCCTCACATATTGATTACGTAGCTTTAAAGTGCCAGTcaagtataaatattttacgttGCCTTTCGGGTGTGTGGTGGGTGCCCACCCCTATGCGCAAAAACTGCTGTACAATGCCATAGTTCGCAGCGTCATTGACTATGGTTCTTTCACTTTAGAACCTTGTAGTAAAGTGGCTCTCGGTAAACTGGATAAAATCCAATACCAGGCCTTAAGGGTTATTTTAGGCGCCATGAAATCTTCTCCGACCAACGCTCTCCAAGTAGAAGCATCTGATCCCCCCCTTTCCTCCGACGTCAATATTTAGCTGATCGGTTCTTTCTTAGACTGTCCCTCCTTAATGATCACCCCTCCTTCCAAAACTCCAAGAACTCTCACATTTAATTACTGACAGCGGATTTTGGTTCAATAAAACTCCCCCCTGCCTCATAAACAGCTTCCGTAAATTCACTAACCTCCCAGACCCCACCTTCACCTGCCCCCTACTCCCCCTTTTTGTCATAGTTACGATAGTTAATTTTCCAACCCAACATAATCCTCAACTTCGGAATAGCAAAAAACCAACCTGGGGCCAACAATGCCTTCCTCCATAATATCAACAACTCCTGGCGTGACTGGTCGTTGTTATTTACGGACTCCTCTAGACTCATAGTTTGCGGCGCAGTGGGTTCGGCAGTCTGGATTCCGAAGGACTCCGTTATCTTGAGCTTTAAATGCCCACCCCTCACATCAGTTTTCACTGGAGAACTGGTTGCTATCTTAGAAGCCATTAGGTATGTTGATTCGCACGAGATCAGTAAAGCCATAATTTTTTCCGACTCACTTAGCGGCTTGCAAGCCATCAAAGCCAATCCTTTCTCTTCCAAAATTTGTTACCCTCTAGTCTTACTTATCAGGCAAACCCTATTTGAATGTCATACCCGTAATCTCGAGATCTCTTTGGCCTGGATCCCGGGTCATTCCGGAATCCAGGGCAATGAAATTGCTGATGCCCTGGCTAAGGAGGCCATAGAGACTGGCAGCTTGGATCACCCTCACTGCTATTTCTATGACCTCCTCTCATCTGCCAAATCAGACCTCGACTCTAGCTGGCTCCGACAGTATGAGCGCTCCATTCTGGTCAAGGGACGTCATTACGGGGACATTCAACCCAGCATCCCCCCCAAGCCATGGTTCTTTCGGTTTCGGCATGCTAACAAACAGACCACCTCAGTCATTTGTAGACTGCGTATTGGTCATACCTGCACTCCCTCTCGCCTGTACAGGTGGGGGATTGTCCAATCCCCCCTCTGTTCATGCGGCTTGGAGGAGGGTACTGCAGACCACATCTTTTTAAACTGTCCAATGAGATCGGTCTCACTTTATAACATTCTCCCCCCCGGTATCCCCAAACCCACAAACCTCAAATCCCTTCTACTTCTTGCCTCCTCTAACAAAAAAATCCTGACCTTAATGATTAAATacatcacaaaagaaaaaattaaactttagacGCTTTTTTTTCCGCTTTTGTCTCTCCCTTGGATCTAACCTGTATTGTCTTTATGTTTTGTATTGTCTTAATGTTTGTACCGTCTTAATGTTTTGTATCGTCTCAATGTCTGTGTATGTCTATTTTAGGTACGCAACAAGCACTTCACGGCAACCAACGTTTGGAAACTGTTttctaaaaactggtcaaacACGATTTACACTTGTGCTGCTGTCAGTTGTcattggcagtagtggttgctaacctaaagcgaccggttgccaaaaacaaagaagttgaagttgaagttgaactTGTTGCTGTTGATGCTAACGTGTTTCGCagctacttattttattattattatagtgccAATAGACAGAGTAAACATATTtctcaattataataaaaaatcggttcacaatGTTGAACATACAAAACTACGGCAGTAGCTCTGAAGACGACGACGATAATGATTCTGACGCCACCAAAGTACAAAGCAACGAAAGCTTGTTGACTCATTTGAAACCCGTAGATCCTAGTTCATCAATTGCCAAAAGCATGCAAATATGCGCAGCACCCGTAGTCATGCCCACAGTAAGTCTTTTTCATCATCCTGAACTTGTAAACTATTGCAAACAGGTTTTGTAAGTCAGTGCTTTACATCAATCAAAATAATGTTGTGCAATTCATTTCAGAATAGTGACGATACTCGTGTGTTAATACCAACAAATGCAGAGCTAATGCACAATCCCAAATACGAGGAACTCTTCGCCCCAACTTATGGACCCGAGAACCCGTTTCAAACTCAGCAGATGAAAGCCAACCGCAATGTGCTAGCAGGCTTTGTGGAGAAAGCTCATATAAGTGACTTTCAGTTTGAAAACCAGAGGAGGACCTTCACCAGTTATGGTTATGCGATGGATCCTTCTACAGATGGTGATGCTGAGACAGCAAATTCTCTTGTTTGTGAGTTAAATTTGAAAATCTTAAATCTTCTCTTACCTCCCTAGTAAGGTTAACTATGCTTATTTCAATTTAGAAACATGATgcttatgaaagaaagaaagaaagatgaGGATAGGATAGcagttactttaaaaaaattgattttgaaGAGACCTAAAGTATAAAACATAGTTTTAACAAGTTCCTTTTTTAATGGGAAAGAAATGACAGATAGTTAAACATGCATATCACTACTCTTTACTGTCAGACTTTACAAGTTATGTCTTACAGAGAGATACcgcctaaaaaaaattatgtgttGCTAAAATTGGAGGTTGTAGTTGCGGTTACAGAAAGTACCTAGTTAAATGAGCTTTTGAGCCAAATTAGACAATCATAAAatgtacaaacaaacatatgaGACAAGATATgtgttttcaatatttttgcttTTGACAGAATCAACAAAATCTTAGAGGTCTATTGTTGCTAAGAAACAACAAACTTCAATAGCTAAAAGGGCAAGGATTGAAAgccattagtaaaaaaaaactaaaagtgcaataaattatttaaaaacattttttttttatatctaaactTTTAATCTTCCAGTGTCCGCAATGGTGGCGCCTCCCGTGGAAGCAGAAGGCAAGACAGTGTTTGAGACAATTAAGAAAAGGCCTCTCGACAAAAAGAAACGCAACAAAAATGACAACCCTGAGGACATCACAGGGTTCCTTGGCCCCTGGGGTGGCTTTGTAGGGGAACAAAGGtatttaatgaattataatataatattggaTATTGTATGGAAGCTTCACCATTAATTCAGGGGAAGTGAAAAAAAACGTGGATTTCAGTCTTGGTTGTCCCTAATAAGGTGAAAATAAGAAAAGATAGtataaattttgcaaaaatttgTAGATTTCAGCAAAAGCATATGTAAGGTTAAGCACAGCAAATgtgattaaaaatatgtatagtgATGCCACCTTTTTAAAATGCAATGAtagtaaaattatcaaaataattaaaatatgattaaaaGCTTTACAAATGAATTCGATTTCTATGAACCaagaaaatttattattaattgtaaatTCAAATAGTGAATATGATAGGCGACTTGcaacatatcgtcactactttgaaaaaatcttgtatctcaaatcaatatgtcaataaaattgatcattcaaaaaaaatatttataaacaaagaaataatatatattttaaagattagaggtagttagttttagttcttttttatttatttctgttaattattgtatatatcattcaaataatgttcataaagttcactcagaaaaactATTGATTTTAAGTTActagcttttttaaaagtagcgaGAATATGTaggcaaataaacgtttttatttttgttgaagaTTTATAAATTGAAGGTTGTCCTAGTGACTTGTCAAGATGGGATTTATGaagaataattataaaatataattaaaataattatatattatattttaattaattataattattattgtctttattttgaattttttgtaatattatcgACACTTTAAAGGAGATattaagcaacattttttttaagagtgagatatatatatatgtttggAATCAGTAATTCCTGATTCCAaacatgtatataactcactattaaaaaaaaatgttgcttagtcaatttctcctttcaagcgtcgatatgtattatgtagtttgttgtaattattatttgagCTGCTATaaacatttctttatttattatttccagAGTGATGAAGCCAGAGGGCGAAGAGGCTAAGGAGTTAGAGGAAATATTAGCAAAAAGACAAAAGAGGGGCAAAGTTGACGATGACAAACCTCTGGAGGAGAAGACTGTGTTCCACAGTAAGTACAGattatggaagaaaatatgtATCATTCATTGTACACTTGAAGAAAATGAATCACCACCTAGGGTGGAACTTTGGTGCTGCTAATGTCATGGTGCTACATTTGCCAGACATCACAGTGAAATTAACTAGTATGTGCTTTACACTGCAGTAAActataatatgaaattaatttaatttatacttataatattaaatataacgtAAAAAAGGGTTTTGTTCACtggtaaaaaaactaaacttgtTCAAATTGTAAGAGGCAAAGCAAATTACGTTGATATAGTAACGGTGCGTATTTTTATAGCAAACAATGCCAGTAGGAATATGCTCGATCTATCACTTATAACTGGTTAACCCCACGGGCCCATAACGTAATACTACTGGCATGTTGTAAAGCGGCACTTGTCTCTCTGTCGACATTGGCATAATGCGCCTTGCTAAGACAGCAAGGGTGaaactattaaaattattattttactggtggtagaccttgtgcaaggtccgcccggattgctacaccatcttgctcgctaatcctgccgtgaagcagcagtgcttgcactgttgtgtttcggtgtggagagtaagacagccgtgaaattactggcacgtgaggtatcccatcttaggctctaggttggcaacgcgtctgcaatacccctggtgtgcagatgtttatgggcggtggtgatctcttaccatcaggagacccatttgctcgtttgccatcagtcaaatagaaaaaaataaaaaaaataaaaaaatgtttctctgTTCACAGTCGACAAGGCGACGGACTACCAAGGCCGGTCGTGGCTGGCAGCGCCGCGTGCCGAGACTCAGCTGCGAAGCGCCGCGCCGCCAGACAAATGCTTCCTGCCCAAGGTctgtaatgtattattattgatCGCGACtgaaaaatagaaagaaagaagaaagaaatacatttattcggaacagtgacagaataattacataaaagaaagagaaaaaaaaacgtgttactgttcacgaaacggacccacctcagcataatgccggctcaagagctggcgctggtcttccggtgggaccgtgaggccgtcattgcacgctgcaaaataatacaaagaaaattaaaaaaaaaataaatccaGAGACGGGTTTTGAATCCATATCGATCTATAGATTAAATGTCCAAATCGTACCTAGATGCTTTAGAAAGAACCTCCTCTCCGCGTAAAATCGAAACTCCAAAACTGCTAACTGAAATTTAGTACGTGTTTTATTGCAATGTTAATAAAGAACACAATGGAATtattaaaatctcgaaattttaaATCAACAACCAGATTTACCCCCTCTTTCAGCTGTGTGATGCtgcctttgtttgttttgtccggataaacggagacggcatcacatttatctgtcaaataaaatgtatcagTGAGTAGTTAAACAGGCCCTTAGGCTACGTTAAGTAGGAGGCCAGTATGTGACAGAAACTTGTCAACATGTTAGTTGTTACGTTGCAGGCGCATATCCACACATGGAAGGGTCACACCAAGGGCGTGGCGGCGGTGCGCTGGTTCCCCGGCACCGCTCACCTCATGCTGTCCGCCGGGATGGACTGCCGCGTCAAGGTACGTACTGGTTTGATTATACATTTGAGAACAAACATGTAAGGATAATGAGTACGTGTTATGTTATATCGGCACAAACATATTTTCCTAAAAGAAGCACCCTTTGAAGTTTTATATTTATCATCTTTGAAGACACATTttggttattttattagtttttttatcattGAAACTTTACGGTCCATAATCTCTAGGAAACATTAATTGTCTGATCGTCATATCTTGGCAAGCCTCGTGACGCTC encodes:
- the LOC141427626 gene encoding pre-mRNA-processing factor 17, yielding MLNIQNYGSSSEDDDDNDSDATKVQSNESLLTHLKPVDPSSSIAKSMQICAAPVVMPTNSDDTRVLIPTNAELMHNPKYEELFAPTYGPENPFQTQQMKANRNVLAGFVEKAHISDFQFENQRRTFTSYGYAMDPSTDGDAETANSLVLSAMVAPPVEAEGKTVFETIKKRPLDKKKRNKNDNPEDITGFLGPWGGFVGEQRVMKPEGEEAKELEEILAKRQKRGKVDDDKPLEEKTVFHIDKATDYQGRSWLAAPRAETQLRSAAPPDKCFLPKAHIHTWKGHTKGVAAVRWFPGTAHLMLSAGMDCRVKIWEVYGARRCVRTYFGHRQAVRDVNFNNSGEQFLSAAYDRYIKLWDTETGACAGRFTSRKVPYCAKFHPDEDKQHLFVAGTSDKKIICWDTRTGEVAQEYDRHLGAVNTVTFVDDNRRFVTTSDDKSLRVWEWDIPVDMKYIADPSMHSLPAVTRAPNGKWLACQSMDNKVIVFSALNRFKMNRKKTFTGHMVAGYACSVDFSPDMSYLVSGDADGKCYIWDWKTTKLYKKWKAHDGVCISALWHPHEPSRLLTAGWDGVIKYWD